From a region of the Paenibacillus lutimineralis genome:
- a CDS encoding DMT family transporter, giving the protein MKEKLFFVLSMIIFGAVGVFAKYIDLSSNEIALFLSLIGSLFLLVIFVWTKQKVPWRKVKKNAAALFIASAALSGNWIFLFQAYKVTTIANAALSYYFAPVLVIMLSPFVLKEKLSLKKAVCVGIALLGLFFILRNGRMETTGYHLLGIGYGLVAACFYAVLTLVNKFIRDLDGMTNTILQLGLSVAMLLPFVLITSGFNIFSTIGNSVILMLMLGILHGGIGFYLFFSGMKGLQGQSIAVLSYIDPLTSLLISALVVGEKMTLQQLLGTVLLLGSTWISEVGGERKGLDKSRNST; this is encoded by the coding sequence GTGAAGGAAAAACTGTTTTTCGTGCTATCGATGATCATCTTCGGCGCAGTTGGCGTGTTTGCCAAATATATCGACTTGTCTTCCAATGAAATTGCATTGTTCTTGAGCTTGATCGGTAGCCTGTTTCTGCTTGTAATCTTTGTGTGGACGAAGCAGAAAGTGCCGTGGCGGAAGGTGAAGAAGAATGCCGCCGCATTGTTCATTGCTAGCGCGGCTTTGAGCGGCAACTGGATCTTTCTGTTTCAGGCATATAAGGTAACAACGATTGCCAATGCGGCGTTGAGCTATTATTTTGCACCTGTTCTAGTTATTATGCTCTCACCCTTCGTTCTGAAAGAAAAGCTGTCGCTCAAAAAGGCGGTATGTGTCGGCATTGCTTTGCTCGGCCTGTTCTTCATTTTGCGAAATGGCAGGATGGAAACAACGGGTTATCATCTGCTTGGCATCGGCTATGGACTCGTCGCGGCGTGTTTCTATGCCGTTTTGACGCTGGTCAACAAGTTTATTCGGGACCTGGACGGGATGACAAATACGATTCTACAGCTAGGCTTGTCGGTAGCAATGCTGCTCCCATTTGTTCTAATCACGAGTGGCTTCAATATCTTTTCGACCATCGGCAACTCAGTTATATTGATGCTCATGCTGGGTATCCTTCATGGTGGGATTGGATTTTATCTATTCTTTTCAGGAATGAAAGGGCTACAAGGCCAAAGCATCGCCGTATTGAGTTATATCGATCCACTAACCTCATTATTGATTTCAGCTCTGGTCGTAGGAGAGAAGATGACTTTGCAGCAATTGCTTGGCACTGTCTTGCTATTAGGCTCGACATGGATAAGTGAAGTTGGTGGAGAGAGAAAGGGGCTTGATAAGAGTAGAAATTCTACTTGA
- a CDS encoding RrF2 family transcriptional regulator, which produces MQYSVMVEYALHSLVYLIDIPDEETIGIKDLSEFQGLSETYLSKVFGKLSRAGIVSSTPGVKGGYKLAKLPEEISFWDVIEAVEGKKPIFQCKNILKTNLMYRDNEECTSCTQSNPICTINLVMLEAEEHMRGALRNKTLAWLNRELDHVLPEKVRSDSRNYFRNKKSN; this is translated from the coding sequence ATGCAATACAGTGTAATGGTTGAATATGCTTTGCATAGCCTTGTTTATTTGATAGACATTCCAGATGAAGAAACTATAGGAATAAAAGACCTTTCAGAATTTCAAGGGCTTTCGGAGACGTATCTCTCGAAAGTTTTCGGTAAATTGTCTAGGGCTGGTATTGTGAGTTCAACACCTGGAGTAAAGGGGGGATATAAATTAGCTAAACTTCCTGAGGAAATTTCGTTTTGGGATGTAATTGAAGCAGTTGAAGGAAAGAAACCTATTTTTCAATGTAAAAATATATTAAAAACGAATTTAATGTATAGAGATAATGAAGAATGTACGTCATGCACTCAAAGCAATCCAATATGTACAATTAACTTAGTAATGCTAGAAGCAGAAGAGCATATGCGCGGAGCTTTACGCAATAAAACTCTTGCTTGGTTAAATCGGGAGCTGGATCATGTTTTGCCTGAGAAAGTACGAAGTGACAGTCGAAACTATTTTAGAAATAAAAAATCAAACTAA
- a CDS encoding FMN-dependent NADH-azoreductase produces MSKLLIINAHPDFDSNTSASLNVLNYFLKVYKENHSKDEVIEKINLYEDEVPLLDKNVLSAWRKQAEGKELTNQEKEITNRMNEILKQFKSADKYVIVYPLHNFNIPSKLKDYMDNIMISRETFKYTETASDNGRRSVGLLNDGRSMVVIQASGSIYTNNDYYTEVEYSHKFLKSMFHLIGIEDFETIRVQGIDVLDKNEVLQKGYKEAEEQALKLATK; encoded by the coding sequence ATGAGTAAATTACTTATCATCAATGCACATCCAGATTTTGATTCTAATACCTCTGCCAGTCTGAATGTGTTGAATTACTTTCTAAAGGTATACAAAGAAAATCATTCAAAAGACGAAGTGATTGAAAAAATTAATCTGTACGAAGACGAAGTACCCCTATTAGATAAAAATGTACTCAGCGCATGGAGGAAACAAGCAGAAGGAAAAGAATTAACAAACCAAGAAAAAGAAATAACAAACCGCATGAATGAGATATTAAAACAATTCAAAAGTGCTGATAAGTACGTAATTGTTTATCCACTGCATAACTTTAATATCCCCTCAAAACTAAAGGATTATATGGATAATATTATGATTTCAAGGGAAACGTTTAAATATACCGAGACTGCATCGGACAATGGAAGAAGATCCGTCGGTCTTCTCAATGATGGAAGAAGTATGGTTGTCATTCAAGCCAGTGGATCAATATACACCAATAATGACTACTATACCGAAGTGGAGTACTCACATAAATTTTTGAAGTCCATGTTTCATTTGATTGGAATCGAAGATTTTGAAACTATTCGAGTACAAGGAATAGATGTTCTGGACAAGAATGAAGTATTACAAAAAGGGTATAAAGAAGCTGAAGAGCAAGCTTTAAAATTAGCAACTAAATAG